The Penaeus chinensis breed Huanghai No. 1 chromosome 39, ASM1920278v2, whole genome shotgun sequence genome has a segment encoding these proteins:
- the LOC125046866 gene encoding glycine-rich cell wall structural protein 1-like has translation MASRAPRMLAVLLVLLAGTASGIKFKGFGGGGKKGGGGYGGGKTVYLIPVQIPLYQPYSGHGVGGSYGGGGFGGGHGGGFGSGHGGGFGSGGYGGGGFGGGHGGGFGGGGFGGGGLGGGGYGGGGFGGGHGGGIGGGGFGGGHGGGIGGGGYGGGGHGGGIGGGGFGGGHGGGGFGGGHGGGGFGGGHGGGGFGGGGYGGGGHGGVIGGGGHGGGHGGSGVFIDGGGIGGGHGGGIAGGGYGGGGHGGAGGFVDGGGHGGGFGGGHGGGGFIDDHGAGAGGGYGGGGGAGHGGGFGGGGHGGGFATGFSNGGGGVVTSSHGGGGGGYHK, from the exons ATG GCTTCTCGCGCCCCCAGGATGCTGGCGGTCCTCCTGGTGCTCCTCGCGGGGACGGCCTCCGGCATCAAGTTCAAAGGCTTCGGCGGCGGCGGCAAGAAGGGCGGCGGCGGCTACGGCGGCGGCAAGACCGTCTACCTGATTCCCGTCCAGATCCCGCTCTACCAGCCCTACAGCGGCCACGGCGTCGGAGGCAGTTATGGCGGAGGCGGATTCGGAGGCGGGCACGGAGGCGGATTCGGAAGCGGGCACGGAGGCGGATTTGGAAGCGGTGGGTATGGAGGAGGCGGATTTGGCGGTGGCCACGGAGGCGGATTTGGCGGAGGAGGATTCGGAGGAGGTggcttaggaggaggaggatatggcgGAGGTGGTTTCGGCGGCGGCCATGGAGGAGGAATCGGAGGAGGTGGATTCGGCGGCGGCCATGGAGGAGGaatcggaggaggaggatatggaggaggtggCCATGGAGGAGGAATCGGAGGAGGTGGATTCGGAGGCGGCCACGGaggcggtggattcggaggcggcCACGGAGGAGGTGGATTCGGAGGCGGCCACGGAGGAGGTGGAttcggaggaggaggatatggaggaggtggCCATGGAGGAGTAATCGGAGGAGGTGGCCATGGAGGTGGACACGGAGGCAGCGGCGTATTTATCGATGGAGGCGGAATCGGAGGCGGCCATGGAGGAGGAATCGcgggaggaggctatggaggagGTGGCCACGGAGGCGCTGGTGGGTTCGTGGATGGAGGCGGACACggaggaggattcggaggcggacaTGGAGGAGGGGGATTCATCGACGACCACGGGGCTGGCGCTGGAGGCGGatacggaggcggaggcggagctgGACACggaggaggattcggaggcggcggTCACGGGGGCGGCTTTGCGACCGGATTCTCGAATGGCGGAG GTGGAGTAGTGACATCATCGCACGGAGGCGGCGGTGGAG gATACCACAAGTAG